A window of Cupriavidus taiwanensis genomic DNA:
AAATCAAACGACTCCACGACCACCGACAGGCCGAGAAACCAGACCGAGTCCGCAATATTGCGTTGAAAGGAAGACACATGGACCGTCCATGTCGACTCCCCCCTATACAGCGACAGACGGGGAAAGAACGCTGGTGTACGGCGTGCGTATTCGGCGAATTCCGGGAAGGCGGAAGCCAGAAAGCGGTCTTCCGTCCGGATGACAGCCGGGTACATCAGCGCAAATGCGAGCGCCAGGACTGCGGTAACCGCCAGCGACTCGGTCATCGCCCCTAGTCCGATAATGCCTAGCAAGTTGCAGACATAGAGCGGATGGCGACACAGTGAATATGGACCCGAGGTCACCAAGGTATTGTTCTTGCGCCCGGAAATGTACAACGCGCACCAGAGCCGCCCGACCGTGGCCAGGCTCACCCCCAACATCCCCAGCGTCAGCAGCAGCGGCGACACCCAGGTACCGTCCCAGCGAGAATGGCCAAAGACCAGACTTGCCAGGACAAACGTTACGACAACACGCCAAACGCCGATGCGGTGGCGTGTCAGGAAATTGTCCAGCGCCCTCGAGAGACCAGCGGGTTGGGACGGGGAGATTGAAGAATCGGTCATGC
This region includes:
- the czcN gene encoding heavy metal efflux RND transporter CzcN, with product MTDSSISPSQPAGLSRALDNFLTRHRIGVWRVVVTFVLASLVFGHSRWDGTWVSPLLLTLGMLGVSLATVGRLWCALYISGRKNNTLVTSGPYSLCRHPLYVCNLLGIIGLGAMTESLAVTAVLALAFALMYPAVIRTEDRFLASAFPEFAEYARRTPAFFPRLSLYRGESTWTVHVSSFQRNIADSVWFLGLSVVVESFDLFHDAGVLRAVVTLA